In one window of Leptospirillum ferriphilum DNA:
- a CDS encoding TrbC/VirB2 family protein, whose amino-acid sequence MHPEKVTLFIQNYGENSLITTFANNIANFVVYGLGGFLFILGMARAGFAMKSHDADGIRQGVMTIAGGSLVLMSKAIWDTLTTWAGF is encoded by the coding sequence ATGCATCCAGAGAAAGTGACCCTTTTTATCCAGAATTATGGGGAAAACTCCCTCATCACAACCTTTGCCAACAATATCGCCAATTTCGTCGTGTATGGCCTCGGGGGATTCCTCTTCATTCTGGGCATGGCCCGGGCCGGCTTTGCCATGAAGTCCCATGACGCCGACGGGATCCGCCAGGGCGTCATGACCATTGCGGGCGGTTCCCTTGTGCTGATGTCCAAAGCCATCTGGGACACGCTCACCACATGGGCGGGATTTTGA